A section of the Pedobacter sp. HDW13 genome encodes:
- the metG gene encoding methionine--tRNA ligase, which produces MDNSKIKRYTVTAALPYTNGPVHIGHLAGVYIPADIYARYLRSNKRDVKFICGSDENGVPITLKAKREGITPQEVVDKYHKIIGDSFKEFGVSFDIYHRTSSLTHHQTAADFFETLYKKGVFTEEITEQYYDATAKQFLADRYITGTCPKCGNENAYGDQCENCGSTLNATDLINPKSTLSGDKPILKETKNWFLPLDQYEERLRTYIESHKEWRPNVYGQCQSWLNAGLQPRAMTRDLEWGVRVPLRDAEGKVLYVWFDAPIGYISATKELCNYAKLDVWNPKAEEYYISSYENDKCGWEEYWKSDETKLVHFIGKDNIVFHCIIFPAMLMAHGEYTLADNVPANEFLNLEGQKISTSKNWAVWLNEYLREFEGQQDVLRYVLTATAPETKDNDFTWKDFQARNNNELVAILGNFVNRVVVLTHKYFGGSVPTCMEITPVDQAVIDELAGYPAKISASIENYRFREALAEVMNVARLGNKYLAETEPWKLIKTDEDRVRTILNIALQIASNIQILIEPFLPFTAEKLMRMLKNGGHDWEDAGSVTLLKRGHEIGEAILLFDKIEDAAIDFQIEKLNQSKASNAAATAVAVPAKENIQFDDFSAMDIRVATIVAAEKVEKTKKLLKLTVNTGIDERIVVSGIAEYYKPEDIVGKQVSMIVNLAPREIKGILSQGMILMAENAEGKLTFVAPAEKFQEGSVIR; this is translated from the coding sequence TTGGATAATAGTAAAATAAAAAGATATACCGTAACCGCGGCACTTCCATACACTAATGGACCGGTTCATATTGGGCACCTTGCCGGTGTTTACATTCCGGCCGATATTTATGCCCGTTACCTGCGGTCGAATAAACGCGATGTAAAGTTCATTTGTGGATCTGACGAAAACGGCGTACCCATTACTTTAAAGGCCAAAAGAGAAGGTATTACCCCTCAGGAAGTAGTAGATAAGTATCACAAAATTATTGGCGATTCGTTTAAGGAGTTCGGTGTTTCTTTCGATATTTACCACCGTACCTCATCTCTTACGCACCATCAAACTGCGGCCGATTTCTTCGAAACGCTTTACAAAAAAGGAGTTTTTACTGAAGAAATTACCGAGCAATATTACGATGCTACCGCAAAGCAGTTTTTGGCCGACCGTTACATTACCGGTACCTGCCCTAAGTGCGGTAACGAAAATGCTTATGGCGATCAGTGCGAAAACTGTGGTTCTACGCTTAATGCTACCGATTTAATTAATCCTAAATCGACCCTTTCGGGCGATAAACCCATTTTAAAGGAAACCAAAAACTGGTTTCTGCCCTTAGATCAGTACGAAGAACGCTTAAGAACGTATATAGAAAGCCATAAAGAATGGCGTCCGAATGTTTACGGACAATGTCAAAGCTGGTTGAATGCAGGCTTACAGCCGAGAGCCATGACCCGCGATTTAGAGTGGGGCGTACGTGTTCCATTGCGCGATGCTGAAGGTAAAGTGCTTTATGTATGGTTCGATGCCCCGATAGGTTATATTTCGGCCACTAAAGAGCTTTGTAACTATGCCAAACTGGATGTTTGGAATCCTAAAGCAGAAGAATACTACATTAGCAGCTACGAAAACGATAAATGCGGTTGGGAAGAATACTGGAAAAGTGATGAAACCAAACTGGTACACTTTATCGGTAAAGATAATATCGTTTTCCACTGTATTATTTTCCCGGCGATGTTAATGGCCCATGGCGAATATACCCTGGCTGATAATGTACCAGCTAACGAGTTTTTAAACCTCGAAGGCCAAAAAATATCGACTTCTAAAAACTGGGCGGTATGGTTAAACGAATATTTAAGAGAGTTTGAAGGGCAGCAGGATGTTTTGCGTTACGTATTAACCGCTACTGCACCCGAAACGAAGGATAACGATTTTACCTGGAAAGATTTTCAGGCCAGAAACAACAACGAACTGGTAGCCATACTGGGTAACTTTGTAAACCGTGTAGTGGTACTCACTCATAAGTATTTTGGAGGTTCAGTACCTACCTGCATGGAAATTACACCAGTAGATCAGGCGGTTATTGATGAATTGGCAGGTTATCCGGCTAAAATATCGGCTTCTATCGAAAATTACCGTTTCAGAGAGGCTTTAGCCGAAGTGATGAACGTAGCCCGTTTAGGTAATAAATACCTGGCCGAAACCGAGCCCTGGAAACTGATTAAAACCGACGAAGATCGGGTTAGGACGATTTTGAATATTGCCTTGCAAATTGCTTCCAATATCCAGATTTTAATCGAGCCGTTCTTACCTTTTACAGCCGAAAAGCTAATGAGAATGCTTAAAAACGGTGGCCACGACTGGGAAGATGCCGGATCAGTTACTTTGCTTAAACGCGGTCATGAAATTGGCGAGGCTATTTTATTGTTCGATAAAATAGAAGATGCAGCTATCGATTTCCAGATCGAGAAGTTAAACCAGAGTAAAGCCAGCAATGCTGCGGCTACGGCTGTTGCGGTACCAGCTAAAGAGAATATCCAGTTCGATGATTTCTCTGCTATGGATATCCGTGTAGCCACTATTGTAGCCGCCGAAAAGGTAGAAAAAACCAAAAAGCTGTTAAAGCTGACTGTTAATACTGGTATTGACGAACGTATAGTTGTATCGGGCATAGCTGAATATTATAAACCCGAAGATATTGTTGGTAAGCAGGTAAGCATGATTGTTAACCTGGCACCACGCGAAATTAAAGGGATTTTATCGCAGGGCATGATCTTAATGGCCGAAAATGCCGAAGGTAAGTTAACTTTCGTAGCACCAGCCGAAAAGTTTCAGGAAGGTAGCGTAATTAGATAA
- a CDS encoding LD-carboxypeptidase, which yields MIKQPPYLKKGDKIALVCPAKKLPKPIDHAIALLESWGLEVILGDSVYASHHQFAGTDKLRAKDIQRFLDDPSIKAIIAGRGGYGTIRIIDELDFSTFDQHPKWVVGFSDITVLLSHLIAQSNTQCIHAQMPYTFDDSTEAALLALQNSLFGGKQQYTYQSTFKNRAGVADGILIGGNLTLLAMMQGSVSEMDYGGKILFLEDIGEHEYSIDRMLRMLKRAGKLKNLKGLIVGAFNEIAEEKISFGQTADEVIWDIVKEYDYPVCFNFPTGHINNNLSMVLGAEVELKAETNNVQFTYL from the coding sequence ATGATTAAGCAGCCCCCGTATTTAAAAAAAGGAGATAAGATTGCCTTGGTTTGTCCGGCAAAGAAATTACCCAAACCAATTGACCATGCCATAGCGCTTTTAGAAAGCTGGGGACTGGAAGTTATTTTGGGCGACAGCGTATATGCCAGCCATCACCAGTTTGCCGGTACAGACAAATTAAGGGCTAAAGATATTCAGCGTTTTTTAGACGATCCATCCATCAAAGCCATTATTGCAGGCCGTGGTGGTTATGGTACCATCCGGATTATCGATGAACTTGATTTTAGCACTTTTGATCAGCACCCGAAATGGGTTGTTGGTTTTAGCGATATTACGGTACTGCTTTCGCACCTGATTGCCCAAAGCAATACGCAATGTATCCATGCTCAAATGCCTTATACTTTTGATGATTCGACAGAAGCGGCATTACTTGCTTTGCAGAATTCTTTATTTGGAGGGAAACAACAATATACCTATCAAAGCACCTTTAAAAACAGGGCAGGAGTAGCTGACGGTATTTTAATTGGCGGTAATTTAACCTTACTGGCCATGATGCAGGGTTCGGTTTCAGAAATGGATTATGGTGGCAAAATCCTTTTCCTTGAAGATATAGGGGAACACGAATACAGCATCGACCGGATGTTGCGCATGCTGAAAAGGGCAGGTAAACTGAAAAACCTGAAAGGTTTGATTGTAGGGGCCTTTAACGAAATCGCAGAGGAAAAGATCTCGTTCGGACAAACAGCCGATGAGGTAATATGGGATATTGTAAAGGAATACGATTACCCGGTTTGCTTTAATTTCCCAACTGGGCACATTAATAATAACCTCAGTATGGTTTTAGGAGCAGAGGTAGAACTAAAAGCAGAAACAAACAACGTTCAATTTACATATTTATAA
- a CDS encoding DoxX family protein: MAILDNLGKYRNTGILLLRLGIGVMFIIHGFPKLAGGPDGWTGLGGSMKVIGINFLPIFWGFMAAATETFGGFLLIVGLFYRPACILLVFTMIIAALVHFGKGDGLGGASHAIEMGIVFFSLIFIGPGKYSVDKK, encoded by the coding sequence ATGGCTATTTTAGATAATTTAGGAAAGTACAGAAACACGGGAATTTTACTTTTACGCCTTGGTATCGGGGTGATGTTTATTATACACGGTTTTCCGAAACTGGCCGGCGGACCAGATGGTTGGACAGGCTTAGGCGGCAGCATGAAGGTTATCGGGATTAATTTCTTACCTATATTCTGGGGCTTTATGGCAGCAGCTACCGAAACCTTTGGTGGTTTTCTGCTGATAGTAGGGTTGTTTTATCGCCCGGCCTGTATTTTACTGGTATTTACGATGATTATAGCCGCTCTGGTTCATTTTGGTAAAGGCGACGGTTTGGGAGGCGCCAGCCACGCCATAGAAATGGGCATTGTATTTTTCAGTCTTATTTTTATTGGTCCGGGCAAGTATAGTGTGGATAAGAAATAG
- a CDS encoding RagB/SusD family nutrient uptake outer membrane protein produces MKLFHIKTYKLKLATAAILAIPLVGSIASCKKEFLEKTPELTLPDQEAFANPTRILGQVNGLYVSSKSGSLFGGRYLIYNDIRAEEFVNRTGNGVTGYDVYQGTNNSTNTYVASFFSQAYLTINRANLFLDGLAKNSTVLTPAINANYAGEAKFVRALNYFALIQIFAKPYIADNGTSRGLPLRLTPETSLANNALKSSTVAAIYAQIIKDLDEAETGLPDTYSTPLLRTTRAHKNSAIALKTRVYLAMGNYAKVLEEGNKLVPQIAPFTNSARTAHALQPSVVSVFQAPFTTSESIFSFPMADTNAPGTQNQLGYYYSWAGNGNLEYSLNKTGAGIYADVAWPTSDARKSLLTQDATISGVLHSYPIKYGAVSPFTDFVPIIRYAEVLLNVAEAEALAPGGNLIRSKALLQAVRTRSDAGFVYGVLVTPAALEAAILKERRIELLAEGFRYNDLARKAAPLPSFGAGTSIPLPISVILSPFL; encoded by the coding sequence ATGAAATTATTTCATATCAAAACATATAAATTGAAGTTGGCTACAGCAGCTATACTTGCAATTCCCTTAGTTGGAAGTATAGCTTCCTGCAAGAAAGAATTTTTAGAAAAGACTCCCGAACTTACCCTTCCCGATCAGGAAGCATTTGCCAACCCTACCCGGATTTTAGGACAGGTAAACGGCTTATATGTATCATCTAAATCTGGTTCTTTGTTTGGTGGCCGTTATCTGATCTACAACGATATCAGGGCAGAGGAATTTGTAAACAGGACCGGTAATGGCGTTACAGGTTATGATGTTTATCAGGGTACCAATAACTCAACCAATACCTATGTGGCGAGTTTCTTTTCGCAGGCCTATTTAACCATTAACAGGGCAAACCTTTTTCTGGATGGGCTGGCTAAAAATAGTACGGTTTTAACTCCGGCAATAAATGCGAACTATGCCGGCGAGGCTAAATTTGTTAGGGCGTTAAACTATTTCGCGCTGATACAAATTTTTGCAAAACCTTATATCGCTGATAATGGCACTTCAAGAGGTTTGCCGCTTCGTTTAACACCAGAAACATCATTGGCCAATAATGCACTTAAAAGCAGTACTGTTGCAGCAATTTACGCGCAAATCATTAAGGATCTTGATGAAGCTGAGACAGGCTTACCTGATACGTACAGCACTCCATTATTGCGCACTACGCGTGCACACAAAAATAGTGCTATTGCCCTAAAAACCCGCGTGTATTTAGCCATGGGTAACTATGCTAAGGTATTAGAAGAAGGTAATAAACTGGTTCCGCAAATTGCGCCTTTTACCAATTCGGCCAGGACGGCCCATGCCTTGCAGCCAAGTGTTGTTAGTGTTTTTCAGGCACCGTTTACTACTTCCGAATCGATATTCTCGTTCCCGATGGCCGATACCAATGCCCCTGGTACACAAAATCAACTTGGTTATTACTATAGCTGGGCTGGAAACGGAAATCTGGAGTATTCATTAAACAAAACCGGAGCTGGTATTTATGCCGATGTGGCATGGCCAACCTCTGATGCCAGAAAATCGCTTTTAACACAAGATGCAACCATTTCTGGTGTATTGCATTCTTACCCAATTAAATATGGTGCGGTATCGCCATTTACTGATTTTGTTCCAATTATCCGCTATGCCGAAGTATTGTTAAACGTTGCCGAAGCAGAAGCATTAGCCCCAGGAGGTAACCTGATACGTTCGAAAGCTTTATTGCAAGCCGTTCGTACACGTTCTGATGCCGGTTTTGTATATGGTGTATTAGTGACGCCAGCGGCATTGGAAGCAGCAATTTTAAAAGAAAGAAGAATTGAGCTTTTGGCTGAAGGTTTCAGGTATAATGATTTAGCGAGGAAAGCTGCACCACTTCCATCATTTGGAGCTGGTACCTCAATTCCCTTGCCGATCAGCGTTATACTTTCCCCATTCCTATAG